A single Corynebacterium stationis DNA region contains:
- a CDS encoding ABC transporter substrate-binding protein, with product MSSSFPLRGPGGLFGPSCMAVSELAKEELNASAGIGGRPVEFVYVDGGAPVDEVVAEVLQLAQAREIDAITGWHISSIRKKLEPLLNGKIPLKVTCEGLHS from the coding sequence ATGTCAAGCTCGTTTCCGCTGCGCGGTCCCGGCGGACTCTTTGGTCCGTCATGCATGGCCGTGAGTGAACTAGCCAAAGAAGAACTCAATGCCAGTGCCGGAATTGGCGGCAGACCCGTGGAATTTGTCTACGTGGATGGGGGAGCACCCGTAGATGAAGTGGTTGCAGAGGTTCTCCAGCTGGCACAAGCACGAGAAATCGATGCCATTACGGGCTGGCATATTTCCAGCATCAGGAAGAAATTAGAACCGCTGCTTAATGGGAAAATTCCCTTGAAAGTGACATGTGAAGGTCTCCATTCGTGA
- a CDS encoding ABC transporter ATP-binding protein — protein MSDKPSHSFRTLLSMLGHHKAALTGAIVFSILGSLMGLAQPMLINQIIESIGQPMGALLTLLIGLLVLSSVASGLEWFLLTRTAEAAVFATRRELVSHLLRLPIMSYDKHRTGDLVTRVGSDTTLVRTAFTGGLVQAVSSVLTIVGSIALMAIIDVMMLLVVLAVIALTLIAVIFASRLMQKYTKRAQEAVGELGAGMDKSLVAVRTVRASRAEGRVEKELHASADRAYREGVKMAKIGALLNPVSGLALQGSFLIVLGIGGARVATGDISVADLVSFVLYMFMASMPLGTIFSAITTVRQAMGAIDRINAVMDEPLEDATGTDAVKSSAITFDSVSFSYDEKKPVLNDVSFTVAPGTKTALVGPSGGGKSTALALMERFYDPTSGTIYLGNQDMSTLSRESVRSMVGYVEQEAAILAGTVRENLQLANSSATDEQCWEALDQVNLRDRFADAEGLDTTLGDRGVSLSGGQRQRLALARMLLMDSPILVLDEPTSAVDSQNEQLILDAIAAAGEDKTVIIVAHRLSTVTDADQILVIDEHQIQDRGTHEELLESSKLYQELASRQLLA, from the coding sequence GTGTCAGATAAACCTTCGCACTCATTTCGCACGCTGCTGTCGATGCTCGGACATCACAAAGCAGCACTTACCGGCGCGATAGTCTTTTCCATTTTAGGCTCACTGATGGGCCTTGCTCAGCCGATGTTGATTAACCAAATCATTGAAAGCATCGGCCAACCCATGGGCGCATTGCTCACCTTGCTCATTGGGCTTTTGGTGTTGTCATCGGTTGCCAGCGGCCTGGAGTGGTTCTTACTTACCCGCACTGCAGAAGCAGCGGTCTTTGCCACCCGGCGTGAGCTGGTTTCGCATTTACTCCGCTTGCCGATTATGTCCTATGACAAACACCGCACCGGCGACCTCGTCACCCGGGTCGGCTCCGATACAACGTTGGTGCGCACCGCCTTTACTGGCGGTTTGGTGCAAGCTGTCTCTTCTGTGCTGACAATCGTTGGCTCCATCGCACTGATGGCAATCATCGACGTGATGATGTTGCTCGTTGTTCTCGCCGTTATTGCGCTCACACTCATCGCAGTGATTTTTGCCTCCCGCTTGATGCAGAAATACACCAAGCGTGCCCAAGAGGCCGTGGGTGAGCTCGGTGCCGGCATGGATAAGTCCTTGGTCGCCGTGCGTACCGTGCGTGCTTCACGGGCAGAAGGTCGCGTTGAGAAAGAACTCCACGCATCAGCCGATAGGGCTTATCGCGAAGGCGTAAAAATGGCCAAGATTGGAGCTTTGCTCAACCCCGTATCCGGGCTCGCGCTGCAAGGTTCCTTCCTCATCGTCTTAGGTATCGGCGGCGCGCGAGTTGCCACCGGGGATATCTCCGTCGCTGATCTTGTTTCCTTCGTGCTGTATATGTTCATGGCGTCCATGCCGCTAGGCACCATCTTTAGCGCCATTACTACCGTGCGCCAGGCCATGGGCGCGATTGATCGCATCAATGCTGTCATGGACGAGCCCCTCGAAGATGCCACGGGCACAGACGCAGTCAAGTCTTCTGCCATTACTTTCGACTCAGTGTCATTTTCTTATGACGAGAAAAAGCCAGTGCTGAACGATGTCTCCTTCACCGTCGCGCCCGGCACCAAAACCGCGCTCGTGGGACCATCAGGAGGCGGTAAATCTACAGCACTTGCATTGATGGAACGCTTTTATGACCCAACCTCCGGCACAATTTACCTAGGCAATCAAGATATGTCGACGCTGTCTCGCGAATCGGTACGCTCCATGGTCGGATACGTCGAACAAGAAGCGGCAATCCTCGCTGGGACGGTGCGCGAAAACTTGCAGTTGGCAAATTCTTCCGCCACCGATGAGCAATGCTGGGAAGCCTTAGACCAGGTCAACCTTCGCGACCGCTTCGCCGATGCCGAGGGACTAGATACGACACTCGGAGATCGGGGCGTATCGCTATCCGGCGGTCAACGCCAGAGGCTTGCGCTTGCACGCATGCTACTGATGGACTCTCCCATCTTGGTTCTCGATGAACCGACATCCGCCGTGGACTCCCAAAATGAGCAACTCATCCTCGACGCCATTGCCGCCGCCGGAGAGGATAAAACTGTAATCATCGTTGCCCACCGACTTTCAACGGTTACTGATGCCGATCAGATCTTGGTCATCGACGAGCACCAGATCCAAGACCGTGGCACCCACGAAGAACTGTTGGAATCATCCAAGCTTTATCAGGAGCTAGCGTCGCGACAATTACTCGCCTAA
- the lepB gene encoding signal peptidase I: MKDNNADSDKKQLPWIVETLLIVVVVLAVVGLLQAFVGRQYVIPSSSMEPTLHGCDGCTNDRILTEKISYYGSDPEPGDVIVFEGTESWNAGWQSPRSDNSFLAAIQEGLSYVSLAPPNENNLVKRVVATGGQTVQCQEGDPAVMVDGQAIDQSYVLDPPTYPVDSETGSDACGGTYFGPITVPEDNVFVMGDNRTNSADSRAHSFDEYQGTIPLENVRGKVALVFYPFSRIGGVDDPEIQG; this comes from the coding sequence GTGAAAGACAATAACGCTGATAGCGACAAGAAGCAGTTGCCATGGATAGTTGAAACCCTTCTCATCGTGGTGGTGGTTTTGGCCGTGGTGGGCCTTCTCCAGGCGTTTGTTGGCCGGCAATACGTCATTCCATCCTCGTCGATGGAACCTACCCTGCACGGATGCGATGGGTGCACCAATGACCGGATCTTGACGGAGAAGATTAGCTACTACGGCTCAGATCCTGAACCCGGTGATGTGATCGTCTTCGAAGGAACTGAATCCTGGAACGCCGGCTGGCAATCCCCGCGTTCTGACAATAGTTTCCTCGCCGCAATTCAAGAGGGGCTTAGCTATGTTTCACTGGCTCCGCCAAATGAAAATAACCTGGTCAAGCGCGTTGTTGCCACCGGTGGTCAAACCGTGCAGTGCCAAGAAGGCGACCCAGCTGTCATGGTTGATGGACAGGCAATCGATCAGTCTTATGTCTTAGATCCACCGACATACCCGGTTGATTCCGAAACCGGCTCTGATGCCTGCGGTGGCACCTACTTTGGCCCGATTACCGTGCCTGAGGATAATGTCTTTGTTATGGGCGATAACCGCACTAACTCAGCGGATTCCCGCGCGCATTCCTTTGATGAATACCAAGGCACTATTCCTTTAGAAAATGTTCGCGGCAAGGTAGCGCTTGTCTTCTACCCATTTAGCCGCATCGGTGGAG